From one Trifolium pratense cultivar HEN17-A07 linkage group LG1, ARS_RC_1.1, whole genome shotgun sequence genomic stretch:
- the LOC123914209 gene encoding probable glutathione S-transferase, whose product MAEIKLHGFWYSPFTLRIVWTLNLKGIPYENIEEDRFNKSPQLLEYNPVHKKTPVLVHDGKPIRESMIIVEYIDEIWPHNSLLPADPYDRAQARFWVKYIDDMISAMSAHLRSRNGEEREKAKENIWERLRVIEDQCLDDRKKFYGGNTINMVDIALGSFVKFIEIQEDMFEVKILQSERFPRLHLWFNNFKDVPVIKENIPAQEKLVAFYKPLIEKILASA is encoded by the exons ATGGCAGAGATTAAACTACATGGATTTTGGTATAGTCCTTTTACTTTAAGGATAGTATGGACCCTAAATCTGAAGGGTATACCATATGAGAACATAGAGGAAGATCGCTTCAATAAGAGTCCTCAACTTCTTGAATATAATCCAGTTCACAAAAAGACTCCTGTGCTAGTTCATGATGGAAAACCCATACGCGAGTCCATGATCATTGTAGAATACATTGATGAGATATGGCCACACAACTCATTGCTTCCTGCTGATCCCTATGACAGAGCTCAAGCCCGATTTTGGGTCAAATATATTGATGACATG ATTTCAGCAATGTCGGCACACTTACGTAGCAGAAATGGTGAAGAGCGAGAGAAGGCCAAAGAGAATATATGGGAGCGACTCAGAGTAATTGAGGATCAATGTTTGGATGATCGGAAGAAATTCTATGGGGGAAACACAATTAACATGGTAGACATAGCTCTTGGATCCTTTGTCAAATTTATTGAGATTCAGGAAGATATGTTTGAGGTGAAGATCTTGCAAAGTGAGAGATTCCCCCGCTTGCATTTATGGTTTAATAATTTCAAGGATGTTCCGGTCATCAAAGAAAACATCCCTGCTCAAGAGAAGTTGGTGGCTTTTTATAAGCCTCTGATTGAAAAAATATTGGCATCGGCTTGA